From Haloarcula sp. CBA1127, a single genomic window includes:
- a CDS encoding RNA polymerase Rpb4 family protein: protein MTIFKEKVSEEFLTVAETKEILEDLEMERAAEEDREMRYELKRAIEHVNRFALLDPEESLQLVEDLEELEKVDTPTAYKIANLRPLDRDELRAVFAQERYTLDGDELDDILNIVKQYA from the coding sequence ATGACGATATTCAAAGAGAAGGTCAGTGAGGAGTTCCTGACGGTCGCGGAGACCAAGGAGATACTCGAAGACCTCGAGATGGAGCGGGCTGCCGAGGAGGACCGCGAGATGCGCTACGAGCTCAAGCGGGCGATTGAGCACGTCAACCGCTTCGCCCTCCTCGACCCCGAGGAGTCGCTGCAGCTGGTCGAAGACCTCGAAGAACTCGAAAAGGTCGACACGCCGACGGCCTACAAGATCGCGAACCTGCGGCCGCTGGACCGCGACGAGCTCCGCGCCGTGTTCGCTCAGGAGCGGTACACGCTCGACGGCGACGAACTCGACGATATTCTCAATATCGTCAAGCAGTACGCGTAG
- a CDS encoding HVO_2753 family zinc finger protein: MSESQQKQARKCVSCGINIAGTNAAAFKCPDCGQQIYRCATCRKQSNLYKCPDCGFMGP, from the coding sequence ATGAGCGAGAGCCAACAGAAACAGGCGCGCAAGTGCGTCTCGTGTGGCATCAACATCGCCGGCACGAACGCCGCCGCGTTCAAGTGCCCGGACTGTGGCCAGCAGATCTACCGCTGTGCCACCTGCCGGAAGCAGAGCAACCTCTACAAATGCCCGGACTGCGGCTTCATGGGGCCATAA
- a CDS encoding 5-methyltetrahydropteroyltriglutamate--homocysteine methyltransferase, whose product MTQVIATTPGLFPLPDWAKDELADLKGHQKTDLISGDESGEVVAAYDKAREDVIAVQQDAGLDRVVEGQLRWDDMLAHPLAVHDSVETKGIVRYYDNNNFYRDPVVQGDLSADGGDVAADLNAAADHVDDGLQAVLPGPYSLADLATDEHYGDDAAFLDAIADFLVEEVNAFPDVETLFLLEPSLVENAPADGEDERAAEAIDAVASAADAEVVAHTYWGAIEEKAYAHLMDADVDAIGFDLVANHDQTVYNVQEYGTKDDVALGVVDGQNTLVESPETIRDRIDWFEQQTNTAYDTVYATANTETFYLPVNKFEDKLEALANAADLEAAEA is encoded by the coding sequence ATGACACAGGTAATCGCCACGACCCCTGGGCTCTTTCCGCTCCCGGACTGGGCCAAGGACGAACTGGCAGATCTGAAGGGCCATCAGAAGACCGACCTCATCTCGGGCGACGAATCCGGTGAGGTTGTCGCGGCCTACGACAAGGCCCGCGAGGACGTCATCGCCGTCCAGCAGGACGCCGGACTCGACCGCGTCGTCGAGGGTCAACTCCGCTGGGACGACATGCTCGCACACCCGCTCGCGGTCCACGACAGCGTGGAGACGAAAGGCATCGTCCGCTACTACGACAACAACAACTTCTACCGAGACCCGGTCGTGCAGGGCGACCTCTCCGCCGACGGCGGCGACGTTGCCGCGGACCTCAATGCCGCGGCTGACCACGTCGACGACGGCCTTCAGGCCGTGCTCCCTGGCCCGTACTCGCTTGCGGACCTCGCGACGGACGAGCACTACGGCGACGACGCCGCGTTCCTCGACGCCATCGCCGACTTCCTCGTCGAGGAAGTGAACGCGTTCCCGGATGTCGAGACGCTGTTCCTGCTTGAGCCGTCGCTGGTCGAGAACGCACCCGCCGATGGCGAGGACGAGCGCGCCGCGGAAGCAATCGACGCCGTCGCCTCAGCCGCCGACGCCGAGGTCGTCGCCCACACCTACTGGGGCGCAATCGAGGAGAAGGCCTACGCGCACCTGATGGACGCCGACGTGGACGCCATCGGCTTCGACCTCGTGGCGAACCACGACCAGACAGTCTACAACGTGCAGGAGTACGGCACCAAGGACGACGTGGCACTGGGCGTCGTCGACGGCCAGAACACGCTCGTCGAGTCACCCGAAACGATTCGGGACCGCATCGACTGGTTCGAACAGCAAACCAACACCGCTTACGACACCGTCTACGCGACAGCGAACACGGAAACGTTCTATCTCCCGGTGAACAAGTTCGAAGACAAGCT
- a CDS encoding DUF2391 family protein has product MSTQEDPPAEPDREDDEFATLFDELQELEQLVDSEDERRQVRDAMRAAADSQDHEPATFGRVVWGFGRSDLAEALLGSLLFGIPMAVEGGTVDAGLHIAQHPLYLVATVAIAIALVISILYVADFQDVRVANRILGIVPRRLVGVTGTALVVSVALLTGWGLVEWSTDPAVVYESACICAVAFVPMAIGAALGDILPGN; this is encoded by the coding sequence ATGAGCACGCAGGAGGACCCCCCGGCCGAACCGGATAGGGAGGACGACGAGTTCGCGACGCTGTTCGACGAACTGCAAGAGCTAGAGCAGCTCGTCGACTCCGAAGACGAGCGACGGCAGGTCCGGGATGCAATGCGTGCGGCCGCCGATTCACAGGACCACGAGCCTGCGACCTTTGGTCGGGTCGTCTGGGGCTTCGGGCGGTCCGACCTCGCGGAAGCGCTGCTTGGCTCGCTGTTGTTCGGGATTCCGATGGCCGTCGAAGGCGGGACGGTCGATGCTGGACTGCATATCGCCCAGCACCCGCTGTATCTCGTCGCGACAGTCGCCATCGCCATCGCGTTGGTCATCTCGATTCTGTACGTCGCCGACTTTCAGGATGTTCGAGTGGCCAACCGGATACTGGGGATCGTGCCGCGGCGGCTTGTCGGCGTCACCGGAACGGCACTTGTCGTTTCCGTCGCGCTCCTTACCGGGTGGGGGCTCGTCGAGTGGTCGACCGACCCCGCGGTCGTCTACGAATCGGCCTGCATCTGTGCCGTGGCGTTCGTTCCGATGGCGATCGGCGCTGCGCTCGGGGACATTCTGCCCGGGAACTAG
- a CDS encoding HemK2/MTQ2 family protein methyltransferase has product MSDGEDRPSLADQRGVESVYQPAEDSDLLARTARERVGVDDTVLDVGTGSGYVAATLADAGARAVGVDVSPLACREAADNGVPVVRGDLVEPFQTAAFDLVAFNPPYLPTPPEQEWDDWMEHALSGGDDGRRLVDPFLETVDRVLAPGGEALMLVSSLTDPAAVRAYASEHGLASEQLASEKHPYEALVVLRFYRV; this is encoded by the coding sequence ATGAGTGACGGTGAAGACCGCCCCTCGCTGGCCGACCAGCGGGGCGTCGAGTCGGTCTACCAGCCGGCGGAGGATTCGGACCTACTTGCCCGGACGGCCCGGGAGCGAGTCGGGGTAGACGACACCGTCCTCGACGTGGGGACGGGCTCCGGGTACGTCGCCGCGACGCTCGCCGACGCCGGGGCACGGGCGGTGGGCGTCGACGTGAGCCCGCTGGCCTGTCGAGAGGCAGCCGACAACGGCGTCCCGGTCGTCCGCGGCGACCTCGTCGAGCCGTTTCAGACAGCGGCCTTCGACCTTGTAGCGTTCAATCCGCCCTATTTGCCGACTCCGCCTGAGCAGGAATGGGACGACTGGATGGAACACGCGCTGTCGGGCGGCGACGACGGACGGCGACTCGTCGACCCGTTTCTCGAAACCGTCGACCGCGTGCTGGCCCCGGGCGGCGAAGCGCTCATGCTCGTCAGCAGTCTCACGGACCCGGCTGCAGTGCGAGCGTACGCGAGCGAACACGGGCTGGCGAGCGAGCAGCTTGCGAGTGAAAAGCACCCATACGAGGCCCTCGTCGTCCTGCGGTTCTATCGAGTTTAA
- a CDS encoding 3-hydroxyacyl-CoA dehydrogenase family protein: MIVAVLGTGQRGRDVAQRCVRAGHEVRLRGTDASDVMDRVDEIRRALNGDLSAGIDGTTGLESAVSGSDIVIDATAGGMESHREVVAETETMVEDETLIAVSDTSLSVTAVATGLRSPDRAVGLNLVDPPDGAIVEVVIAEQTTAATRDRVTDFVESLDASPVVVRDTPGFAALRLELATIAEAIRMVEDGVAGVRDIDRTFERGASDRDGPLVRADRHGLETVLTALEGLAKRLDERFEPPALLRQKVADGQRGAVTGEGFYVWEDGTPTTGADPDPDVPTRDSEPDLR; the protein is encoded by the coding sequence ATGATTGTGGCCGTACTCGGAACCGGGCAGCGGGGGCGGGATGTCGCACAGCGATGTGTCCGTGCGGGCCACGAAGTGCGTCTTCGGGGAACGGATGCGTCGGACGTGATGGACCGGGTCGACGAGATTCGGCGCGCACTCAACGGGGACCTCTCGGCCGGTATCGACGGAACCACAGGACTCGAAAGCGCCGTCAGCGGCAGCGATATCGTTATCGATGCAACCGCTGGCGGGATGGAGAGCCATCGGGAGGTGGTCGCCGAAACTGAGACGATGGTCGAGGACGAGACGCTCATCGCCGTCAGCGACACGTCACTGTCGGTGACTGCCGTCGCTACTGGTCTGCGGAGTCCGGACCGTGCCGTCGGCCTCAACCTCGTCGACCCGCCAGACGGCGCTATCGTCGAGGTCGTCATCGCCGAGCAGACGACGGCAGCGACCCGCGACCGCGTCACTGACTTCGTCGAGAGTCTGGACGCGTCGCCGGTCGTCGTGCGGGACACGCCAGGGTTCGCCGCGCTCCGCCTCGAACTCGCTACCATCGCCGAAGCGATCCGGATGGTCGAGGATGGTGTCGCCGGTGTTCGTGACATCGACCGGACGTTCGAGCGTGGCGCGTCGGACCGTGACGGGCCGCTCGTCCGCGCCGACCGCCACGGGCTGGAAACGGTGCTCACAGCACTCGAAGGCCTCGCCAAGCGGCTCGATGAACGGTTCGAGCCCCCCGCGCTGCTCCGACAGAAGGTCGCAGACGGGCAACGCGGCGCAGTCACCGGCGAGGGGTTCTACGTCTGGGAAGACGGCACACCGACGACCGGTGCCGACCCCGACCCGGACGTGCCAACGCGAGATAGCGAGCCCGACCTCAGATGA
- a CDS encoding 50S ribosomal protein L21e translates to MPSSNGPLEGTRDKLKNKPRDRGTSPPQRAVEEFDDGEKVHLKIDPSVPNGRFHPRFDGQTGTVEGKQGDAYKVDIVDGGKEKTIIVTAAHLRRQE, encoded by the coding sequence ATGCCTAGTTCAAACGGACCTCTCGAAGGAACACGAGACAAGCTCAAGAACAAGCCCCGCGACCGCGGCACCTCACCGCCTCAGCGCGCCGTCGAAGAGTTCGACGACGGCGAAAAAGTCCACCTCAAGATCGACCCGTCCGTGCCGAACGGGCGCTTCCACCCGCGGTTCGACGGCCAGACCGGAACCGTCGAGGGGAAACAGGGTGACGCGTACAAGGTCGATATCGTCGACGGTGGCAAAGAGAAGACCATCATCGTCACCGCTGCGCACCTGCGCCGGCAAGAATGA
- a CDS encoding sugar phosphate isomerase/epimerase, with protein sequence MDIGVLTVPLGGQSLDEALAYISGLGVDAVELGCGGFPGDDHLNRQTYLDNEEKQAELEALLDKHDLRVSALATHNNPLHPDDERAAEADRELRETIRLADQLDVNTVTGFSGLPAGGPNDEVPNWITAPWPTEHADAHEYQWRVADEYWSDLAAHAGAHDVDVAIEMHPNMLVYEPRGLLELRRRTNDRIGANFDPSHLYWQGIDVTEAIRLLGDHDAIHHVHAKDTKVYESNAREKGVLDTAPYTDEADRSWLFRSIGYGHDESHWKDVVSTLRMVGYDGALSIEHEDSLTSAREGLEKAVDVLDRAVFETQPGDAYWAE encoded by the coding sequence ATGGACATTGGTGTACTGACGGTCCCTTTGGGTGGGCAGTCACTTGACGAGGCGCTGGCGTATATCAGCGGTCTAGGCGTTGATGCGGTCGAACTGGGGTGCGGCGGCTTCCCTGGCGACGACCACCTCAACCGGCAGACGTATCTCGACAACGAGGAGAAACAGGCCGAACTTGAGGCGCTTCTCGACAAACACGACCTCCGGGTGAGCGCGCTGGCGACACACAACAACCCGCTCCACCCCGACGACGAGCGCGCCGCTGAGGCCGACCGGGAACTCCGGGAGACGATTCGGCTGGCCGACCAGCTCGACGTGAACACTGTCACAGGGTTCTCAGGCTTGCCCGCGGGTGGCCCGAACGACGAGGTCCCGAACTGGATTACCGCCCCGTGGCCGACCGAGCACGCCGACGCCCACGAGTATCAGTGGCGCGTCGCCGACGAATACTGGTCGGACCTCGCGGCCCATGCGGGCGCACATGACGTAGATGTCGCCATCGAGATGCATCCCAACATGCTGGTGTACGAACCCCGCGGGCTACTGGAGTTGCGCCGCCGGACGAACGACCGCATCGGCGCGAACTTCGACCCGTCGCATCTGTACTGGCAGGGTATCGACGTGACAGAGGCCATCCGACTGCTTGGCGACCACGACGCCATCCACCACGTCCACGCCAAGGATACGAAAGTGTACGAGTCAAACGCCCGCGAGAAGGGCGTGCTGGACACTGCGCCGTACACGGACGAGGCGGACCGGTCGTGGCTGTTCCGCTCCATTGGCTATGGCCACGACGAGTCCCACTGGAAGGACGTGGTGTCGACGCTGCGGATGGTCGGCTACGACGGCGCGCTCTCTATCGAACACGAGGACTCGCTCACCAGCGCCCGCGAGGGGCTGGAGAAGGCCGTCGACGTGCTCGACCGCGCTGTTTTCGAGACCCAGCCCGGCGACGCCTACTGGGCTGAGTAA
- a CDS encoding elongation factor 1-beta, which translates to MGKVAAKIKVMPESPEVDLDDLQERLEGVLPEGTKINGFEREDVAFGLVALTPTVIVPDDTGGTEAVEEAFANVDDVESVSIESTGRL; encoded by the coding sequence ATGGGGAAAGTAGCAGCCAAGATCAAGGTCATGCCGGAGAGTCCCGAAGTCGACCTCGACGACCTGCAGGAGCGTCTCGAGGGCGTGCTTCCCGAAGGAACGAAGATCAACGGGTTCGAGCGCGAGGATGTCGCCTTCGGCCTCGTCGCGCTGACGCCGACAGTCATCGTCCCTGATGACACTGGTGGCACGGAAGCCGTCGAAGAGGCCTTTGCGAACGTCGATGACGTCGAGTCGGTCTCCATCGAGAGCACCGGTCGCCTGTAA
- a CDS encoding DUF655 domain-containing protein, translated as MTESESGGDSMMAAVLDVLPHGRPGDDRPQHQKEPLAYALDIDEFYIYELQLDDKDVDIAFGDRVDLTEFGRVTEVEFEDIPSGARSELDYAVEEIVEANEQRFVDFYNDAQPITLRLHQLNLLPGIGKKLRNTLLDERKRKPFQSFEDLEERVSGLHSPKETLVERILEELQDDDLKYRLFVRREEQSS; from the coding sequence ATGACTGAATCGGAGAGCGGCGGCGACTCTATGATGGCGGCTGTCCTCGATGTCCTCCCACACGGGCGGCCCGGAGACGACCGGCCACAGCACCAGAAGGAGCCGCTCGCGTATGCGCTCGACATCGATGAGTTCTACATTTATGAGCTCCAGCTCGACGACAAGGACGTTGACATCGCGTTCGGCGACCGCGTGGATCTGACGGAGTTCGGCCGCGTGACGGAAGTCGAGTTCGAGGATATCCCGAGCGGCGCCCGTTCGGAACTCGACTACGCCGTCGAGGAGATCGTCGAAGCGAACGAACAGCGGTTCGTCGACTTCTACAACGACGCCCAGCCGATCACGCTGCGGCTCCACCAGCTGAACCTCCTGCCGGGCATCGGGAAGAAGCTCCGGAACACGCTTCTCGACGAGCGAAAGCGAAAACCCTTCCAGAGCTTCGAGGACCTCGAAGAGCGCGTCAGCGGCCTCCACAGCCCCAAGGAGACGCTTGTTGAGCGGATACTCGAAGAACTACAGGACGACGACCTGAAGTACCGGCTGTTCGTCCGGCGCGAGGAGCAGTCCTCGTAG
- a CDS encoding 16S ribosomal RNA methyltransferase A, translated as MTTTETGSRDPDALVRRAGKRADTRKDQHFLVDDRVLDRIPQYATDSDIDLSHVLEIGAGPGALTDRLLTVAERVTAVERDPDFAAHLREEFAEEVAADRLTIVEGDALEVDLPEFTASISNLPYGASSEIAFRLLPEQRPLLLMFQQEFAERMAADPATDDYGRLSVTAGHYADVEVVETVPPEAFDPQPRVTSALVRTTPRQPDYTVPSDEFFMDFLKAVFTQRRKTMRNAVRNTAHISGLGDPDAVVEAADEDLMSARAGKLTPADFATLATLAYEVGQPEA; from the coding sequence ATGACTACGACCGAGACAGGGAGTCGGGACCCCGACGCGCTCGTCCGGCGGGCCGGCAAACGGGCCGACACCCGAAAGGACCAGCACTTCCTCGTCGACGACCGGGTGCTCGACAGGATTCCGCAGTACGCGACCGATTCCGACATTGACCTCTCACACGTTCTGGAGATCGGCGCAGGCCCGGGTGCGCTGACCGACCGCCTGCTCACGGTGGCCGAGCGCGTGACTGCAGTCGAGCGCGACCCGGACTTTGCGGCCCATCTCCGTGAGGAGTTTGCCGAGGAAGTCGCGGCGGACCGGCTCACTATCGTCGAGGGTGACGCGCTCGAAGTCGACTTGCCCGAGTTCACCGCCAGCATCTCGAATCTGCCCTACGGCGCATCCTCGGAGATCGCGTTTCGGTTGCTGCCGGAACAGCGCCCGCTTCTGTTGATGTTCCAGCAAGAGTTCGCCGAGCGGATGGCCGCCGACCCGGCAACGGACGACTACGGGCGGCTGTCGGTTACAGCGGGCCACTACGCCGACGTGGAGGTCGTTGAGACGGTGCCGCCGGAAGCGTTCGACCCCCAGCCTCGCGTGACGAGCGCGCTCGTCCGGACGACGCCGAGGCAACCCGACTACACCGTCCCCAGCGACGAGTTCTTCATGGACTTCCTGAAGGCGGTGTTCACCCAGCGCCGGAAGACGATGCGCAACGCCGTCCGCAACACCGCCCACATCTCCGGGCTGGGCGACCCCGATGCGGTGGTCGAGGCTGCCGACGAGGACCTCATGAGCGCCCGCGCCGGGAAGCTCACGCCGGCCGACTTCGCCACGCTGGCGACACTCGCGTACGAGGTCGGTCAGCCGGAGGCCTGA